The Oceanicaulis alexandrii DSM 11625 DNA segment GAGCGAGCTAAGGAGGTTCGTCATGATTGATGTTCGATATTTCGAGGATCTGGGCGCATTCCGGATCGACTGGCTGAACGCGAAACACCATTTCAGCTTCGGCTCCTACCACAATCCCAAGCGGATGGGCTGGGGCGCGCTGCGGGTCTGGAACGATGATGAGATCCAACCCGGCACGGGCTTTCCCCCGCATCCTCACGCAGAGATGGAGATCATAACCTATGTGCGTGACGGCGCGATCACCCACCAGGACAGCCTGGGCAATAAGGGCCGTACGGTGGCGGGCGATGTTCAGGTGATGAGCGCGGGCAAAGGCATTCGCCACGCCGAGTACAATCAGGAAAACGAGCTGACCCGGATCTTCCAGATCTGGATCATGCCCGATGAACGCGGCGGCGAGCCCTATTGGGACAGCCGCAGCTTTCCCAAGAATGACCGGGCGGGCGAGCTGGTGGTGCTGGCCTCAGGCCGCAAGGGCGATGACGGCGCCCTGCCCATCCGCGCCGATGCGCGGGTTCTGGGCGGCACGCTGAATGCCGGCCAGTCCGCGACCTATGCGCTGGAGCCGGGCCGTCACGCCTATCTGGCGCTCGCCAAGGGCGCGGTGACGGTCAATGACGAAACCCTGGGCCCGCGCGACGGCGCCGCGATCGTCGATGAGCCGAGCATCGAGATCAAAGCGATCGAAGACGCCGAAATCGTACTGGTGGACTCGTTGTGACGCTCGCGTTCACCCGACCTTAAGCGCCGCAGGGCCAGACTAAGAACCGGCGGAGCCCACTGCTCCGCCGGTTTTTTTGGAGCCGACCATGACGCGCTATGGCCTGATGATGATCGCCGCCGCCGGCCTGATGCTGACGCCCGGATGCATCGTGGTGCAAACCGCCGATCTCGCGGTGGGCGCAACCGGCGCCGTGGTGGGAACCGCCGGCAAGGTGGTGGGCGGCGCGGTGGACATCGTCACGCCCGGAAAGACCGCCCCTGAGGACAAGTTCATCACCGAGCTTTGCGAGCAGACGCCCGCCTAGGGCACGTTGATCCATTTATGCGTCTGCAGGCTGAGCATCCATTTGGGATGTTTCAGACAATATTCGAACGCCGCTTGCGCGTTTTCCGCCTGCCTTGGTCCATCCATGGGCTGAAGCCGCAATTGCCTGAAATCGAGATGCTCGAACAGCTCGGGCATGGCTTCGGGCTGGGGATAGACGAGCTTGAGTTCGTCACCTGAGGTTTGTTTCAGAGGAGCGGTGGATTTGGGGCTGACGCACACCCAGTCGATGCCTTCTGGCGCCTCGATGGTGCCGTTCGTCTCCACCGCAATCTTGAACCCGGCCTTGTGCAGAGCGTCGATCAGGGGAGCGTCGAGCTGCAACAGCGGTTCGCCGCCCGTACAGACCACATAGGGCTCGCCCCCGCCCGGCCACAGGCTGGCGACGGCTTCAGCCAGCACCTCGGGCGTTTTGAACTTGCCGCCATTCACCCCGTCCACGCCCACAAAATCGGTGTCGCAGAACTGGCAGATGGCGCTGGCGCGATCCCGTTCCAGCCCGCTCCACAGATTACAGCCTGCAAAGCGCAGGAACACCGCTGGACGGCCCGTCTGGCCGCCCTCGCCCTGCACGGTCAGGAACATTTCCTTGACGGAATAGGTCATTCGCCTGTCGCGCCTTCGCGCCATCGAGTCCAGCCTGTCTTGCGCAGATCGCAGGCCGGGCAATCATCACAGCCATAGCCCCAGTCATGACGCTGGCCGCGTTCGCCGCGATAACAGGTATGGCTGTGCTCAACGATGAGATCGACGAGCGCGTCTCCACCCAGCTCATGGGCGAGCGCCCAGGTCTGGGCCTTGTCCAGATGCATCAGCGGGGTCTCAACCAGTGTCGGCCGATCAAGCCCGAGCCCCAGCGCTTTCGCCTGGGTCTGGATCGTGTCTTCGCGGCAGTCGGGATAACCCGAATAATCGGTCTGGCACATGCCGCCCACCAGCACGTCGATGCCGCGCCGATAGGCGAGCGCGGCGGCGACGGTGAGGAAGACGAGATTGCGCCCCGGCACGAAGGTTGAGGGCAGGCCCGCCTCGGTCATGACGATTTCCATGTCCGCGGTCAGCGCGCTTTCCGCGAGCGCGCCATACCCTGACAAATCCACAAGCCTGTCCTCGCCCAGCCGGTCCGCCCAGTGCGGAAAGGCATCGAGCATGGCCTCGCGCACCTTTTGCCGTGCGGTCAGCTCCACATCATGGCGCTGGCCATAGTCAAAGCCGATCGTCTCCACCCGCTCAAACCGGCTGAGCGCCCAGGCGAGGCAGGTGGCGGAATCCTGTCCGCCGGAAAACAGCACCAGAGCCGCGTTTGAAGAAGAGCGTATATCCATGTAGCCAGTATATCTTGCTTATGAGCCGCGCCTGCAAGGATCACATCCATGCCCGACACCGCCCCCACGATCTGCCTGCTGTACACGACCTGGCCGGATGAAGAGAGCGTGACGCGCGCAGCGCACCGATTACTCGAGCAAGGCCTGATCGCCTGCGCGAATATTCTGGGCGGGAGCCAGTCCATCTATCGCTGGGAAGGCGAGGTGCAGAGCGAGCGTGAAATCATCGCTCTGTTCAAGACTTCAAGCGCCTCTGCGCGTCAGGCCCGGGCGGAGATCAGCGCGCTGCACCCGTATGACGAACCCTGCATTCTGGCGCTCGACGTGAACAGCGCACTCAGCGCGGAAAGCTTTCAGACCTGGGTTGTTGAGCAGACGTCCTGACCCTTCGCTTGCGCGGTCAGGCGATCCGGTAGAGCTGGGCGTTGGCGATCGGATCGTTGGCGAGCGCTTGTTTAAGCCCCTCCATCAGCACCTCAGCGGTGACCGGTGAGCGTATCAGCGTCTCCATCGCATTCACCCGCAGCGCCGCATCCAGACCTTCCACCAGACGCAGCACCGGCGTCATCGCGGCTGTAGAGGGCAAGGCGCGCACGTCAGCAGCGGCGTCTTCAGGGGCCGTGTCCGTCAGCTCATGGCCCAGAATGACCGCGTCATAGGCCGAAGCGCTCAGCGCATCCAAAAGCTCCGAGCCATTGCTGGAACAGGTGACCACGCAATTGAATGATTTGAGATAGCCCAGCAGCACAGACCGCAATGCGGGTTCACTTTCACCGACCAGGACACGCAAGCGACGGCTGGACACAGACATCTGTTCGCCATCGGCGAAACGATCCGCTTTTGCGGAGTGACGCAGCTTCACCTCGAACCAGAAAATCGAGCCAGTCCCGTCTTTGGCGGGCGCATACCCCACATCGCCGTGCATCATCTCAGCGAGTTTACGCACCAGATGCAGCCCCAGTCCGGTGCCGGCCTGTTTGATGTTTGGGTCAATGGTGTCGCGTCCCATGGCGATGAACAGCTGCTCTCGAGAACTCTCGGGCACGCCGGATCCCGTATCGCAGACCTCAACACGCAATGAAGAGCTCGCATTGCTGGCCTCACCGGCGCTCAGCCGGATCGTCACGCCACCGGAATCGGTGAAGCGGATCGCATTGCCGGTCAGAATCCTGCACATATGCATGAGGCGACCGCCATCAGCGCGCAGCGTGCGCTCGGCATCGCCTTCAAGCTCAATGTTCAGATCAAGTTTCTTGGCCAAAGCGTGCGGCTTGTGTTCACGACGCAGACGGTCAGCGAGATCGCTGGCCGTGAGGTCCTCGACCACCAGCTCCATACGGCCCGCATCAATGCGCGACACCTCGAGAACGGTATTGATCAGGCCTTCAAGGTTTTCACCGCTCTCAAGAAGCCCGGAGACCATCAGGGCCTGCTCATCGGTCAATGAGGTCTTGTTGAGCAACTGAGCCATGCCGAGAACGCCGTTGAGCGGCGAGCGCAGTTCGTGACCCATATTAGCGAGCATGACCGCGCTTGCGCGCGCCGTTTCTTCCGCCTTGCGAGCCGCCTGATCATTATGTTCGGCGAGCCGAGCCAGAGCCGCGGCCTGTTCAAGGGTTTTCGTGTTGGCGCTTTCCAGAGCGACGGTTGCGGCGACCGATTCCTTCAAGGTCTCGGCATATGTCTTGGCCAGCATGGTGATGCCGGCCAGGAAGCCAAGCAGCATCATGGCGCCGAACGAGCCGATCAAAGGATCAACGTTGATCAGCGACACCGCCCATAATCCAAGCGCCGGACCTGCGTAAGACAGAATGACCCGTCGTTCGCCCGCAGAGGTCAGAACGGCGCCCGCAGCCATGCCTGCGATCACAAGGCCAACGGTCTGGGCGACCAGAGACGGCGCTGCGTTTGACAGGATGAGCGGCGTCATCCCCCACGCCACACCGACCACGCCGGACAAGGCGATATACAGATACATCTCGGCGTCATTCGGCGCACGATCCGCCTTGCGCGCCCGCAACATGGCTGAAAAGCGCAAGATCGGGCCGATGCACAGTACGGCCAGCCAGGGCCAGAACACGACCGGCGCCACATAAGGATGGATGATCGCTGTCAGCAGCAGCGCATTGACGATGTTCAGCGGGACAGCGCGGAGTGCGCCTTTGGACACCAGCTCATACTGCGCCTGTCTGGCGCGTTGCGCGATATCGTGTGTTTGAATGTCGTCCGCCGGGTTAAATTGACCCATCAAGCCACCTCCAGGACCGCTTCTCGCGGCTCTTAGGTATGTTTATGACAGGAAGTTCTTAAAACTGCGTGCATTTCGCTCTGACAGTTCTTGAGACGCCAATGCCGTTTACTGGAGCCTTGCCCTTATGCTGCGCATATCTGGTCTGAGTCTGCTCACCCTTCTCGCCCTCACCGCTTGCGGCGCAGAGCCCACAGAACGTGTCGAGAGCGTTTCGGGATTGGTGGCGGTTGACCCCAATGCTGAAGCAGAACTTCTGGTGTGGCGTGATTTGCTGCCGGATTCAGACCTGGAAGCGCTGGAGGCGCTCACCGAAGGCCGCGCCGACCCGTCCTTGATGAGTCAGCTGGGAGAGCAAAGCACCATTGAGGGCCAGATCGGCACCTTCAATATTGTCGAAGACCTGGATGGACTCGTGGTCAGGATGCCCGGCTATATCCTGCCCCTCGATTTCTCCGAGAACGGGTCAGCGCAAGAATTCCTGCTGCTGCCCTATCACGGCGCATGCGTGCATGTCCCGCCGCCGCCGCCCAATCAGATCGTGTATTTGCGCGCGCTGGAGCCCGTCCGTTTCGACAGCCTGTGGGAGCCGGTCTGGGTGGAAGGCCGCATGGAGATCGAACGCGTGGACACCGACCTCGCCGCCACCGCCTATTCCATGGTGGTGCGTTCGGTCGAACCCTATCAGGTGCGCTAGACCGCTCTAGCCTAGTGCTGGCGGTCGCAAGCGTCCGTCGTGAACAGGTCCGCGATCACCCCCTCGCAATCGCGATCCCGGCGCGGTCGAGCATGACGGCGGTCATAGCGATCCCGGCCGTGCGCGCCATGATGGCGCGCCGGCGCCGCAATATCTGCGCGGATCTCCGCCAGGGATAGCGACACGTCCGTGAAGCGATCCTGCGCCCGCTCCCACGAATTCAGCGAGGCCACGCAATCGCGCTCCTCGTAATCGCGCTGGTGCATGCAAGCGGAATAGGCGCGGCAGGATCCGGCCGCGAAGCGATAGGCGGCGTCCAGATCCAGCTCGAAGGCGCGCAGCATTTCTGTGCGCTCGGTTTGCGGTCCTGACGGCGGTTGGTCCACGCGAAGCGTGCCTTCACGGTCCTCCCAGCGCTCGTTCACATCCCCGCCAGAGGCATAGCCCGTAATCAGAAGCGCGCGCGCGGTCTCGATGCGCTCATCACGCTGAGCGCGCAGGGACTCCACTTCGCAGACCTG contains these protein-coding regions:
- the queC gene encoding 7-cyano-7-deazaguanine synthase QueC encodes the protein MDIRSSSNAALVLFSGGQDSATCLAWALSRFERVETIGFDYGQRHDVELTARQKVREAMLDAFPHWADRLGEDRLVDLSGYGALAESALTADMEIVMTEAGLPSTFVPGRNLVFLTVAAALAYRRGIDVLVGGMCQTDYSGYPDCREDTIQTQAKALGLGLDRPTLVETPLMHLDKAQTWALAHELGGDALVDLIVEHSHTCYRGERGQRHDWGYGCDDCPACDLRKTGWTRWREGATGE
- a CDS encoding DUF3299 domain-containing protein, which translates into the protein MLRISGLSLLTLLALTACGAEPTERVESVSGLVAVDPNAEAELLVWRDLLPDSDLEALEALTEGRADPSLMSQLGEQSTIEGQIGTFNIVEDLDGLVVRMPGYILPLDFSENGSAQEFLLLPYHGACVHVPPPPPNQIVYLRALEPVRFDSLWEPVWVEGRMEIERVDTDLAATAYSMVVRSVEPYQVR
- the queE gene encoding 7-carboxy-7-deazaguanine synthase translates to MTYSVKEMFLTVQGEGGQTGRPAVFLRFAGCNLWSGLERDRASAICQFCDTDFVGVDGVNGGKFKTPEVLAEAVASLWPGGGEPYVVCTGGEPLLQLDAPLIDALHKAGFKIAVETNGTIEAPEGIDWVCVSPKSTAPLKQTSGDELKLVYPQPEAMPELFEHLDFRQLRLQPMDGPRQAENAQAAFEYCLKHPKWMLSLQTHKWINVP
- the cutA gene encoding divalent-cation tolerance protein CutA, producing MPDTAPTICLLYTTWPDEESVTRAAHRLLEQGLIACANILGGSQSIYRWEGEVQSEREIIALFKTSSASARQARAEISALHPYDEPCILALDVNSALSAESFQTWVVEQTS
- a CDS encoding pirin family protein, translating into MIDVRYFEDLGAFRIDWLNAKHHFSFGSYHNPKRMGWGALRVWNDDEIQPGTGFPPHPHAEMEIITYVRDGAITHQDSLGNKGRTVAGDVQVMSAGKGIRHAEYNQENELTRIFQIWIMPDERGGEPYWDSRSFPKNDRAGELVVLASGRKGDDGALPIRADARVLGGTLNAGQSATYALEPGRHAYLALAKGAVTVNDETLGPRDGAAIVDEPSIEIKAIEDAEIVLVDSL
- a CDS encoding ATP-binding response regulator is translated as MGQFNPADDIQTHDIAQRARQAQYELVSKGALRAVPLNIVNALLLTAIIHPYVAPVVFWPWLAVLCIGPILRFSAMLRARKADRAPNDAEMYLYIALSGVVGVAWGMTPLILSNAAPSLVAQTVGLVIAGMAAGAVLTSAGERRVILSYAGPALGLWAVSLINVDPLIGSFGAMMLLGFLAGITMLAKTYAETLKESVAATVALESANTKTLEQAAALARLAEHNDQAARKAEETARASAVMLANMGHELRSPLNGVLGMAQLLNKTSLTDEQALMVSGLLESGENLEGLINTVLEVSRIDAGRMELVVEDLTASDLADRLRREHKPHALAKKLDLNIELEGDAERTLRADGGRLMHMCRILTGNAIRFTDSGGVTIRLSAGEASNASSSLRVEVCDTGSGVPESSREQLFIAMGRDTIDPNIKQAGTGLGLHLVRKLAEMMHGDVGYAPAKDGTGSIFWFEVKLRHSAKADRFADGEQMSVSSRRLRVLVGESEPALRSVLLGYLKSFNCVVTCSSNGSELLDALSASAYDAVILGHELTDTAPEDAAADVRALPSTAAMTPVLRLVEGLDAALRVNAMETLIRSPVTAEVLMEGLKQALANDPIANAQLYRIA